Genomic DNA from Caldicellulosiruptor hydrothermalis 108:
AGGATGCAAAGGACAAGATTGATTCAATTAAGAGTCAGATTGACGATGTGAACTCCTCAATTGCAGATGTTCAGGAGAGCATCAAAAACCTTGTTATCACCGCACCCATTTCAGGGTATGTTAAAAATCTGAATGCTCAAGAAGGAGACAGAATTTCAAAAGGTTCAACCGTTTTGACAATAATTGATACATCAAAGCTGAAAGTTACATTACCATTTTCAGCAGCGCTTTTCGGCAAGGTCAAGATAGGTGCGCCAGCAGTTGTTTACATTCCTGACATTTCACAGTCAATCCAGGGCACAGTAAGCTATCTTGGGAACACAACTTACACAAATGACTACGGTGGCAAAGTTTTTGATGTTGAGATCACAATCTCAAACCCCGGCGCTCTGCAGGAAGGTATGAAGGCAAGTGCTGAGATAAAGGTAGGAGCTGAAGTATATCTTAGCACGCAGGATGCAACCTTGGAGTATGTAGACAAAGAAAATGTCAAGGCAAAGGTTGACGGTGAGGTTGAAGAGATTTTTGCAAGAAACAACCAGTTTGTTGAAAAAGGAGCTGTGCTTTTAAAACTTTCAAACGATGACCTGTCAAAACAGCTCAAGAACTACCAGACACAGCTTAAAAACTTGCAGGACCAGCTAAAGGATGCAGAGGATAACTTGGAAAACTACTACATTAAAGCTCCGTTTGACGGTGTTGTGACCAATATAAACTTCAAAAAAGGCGATAACATAAAAGCGGGAGAGGTACTTGCAACTGTATTTGATAACAAAAATTTAGTATTTAGGGTTGACATAGATGAGCTTGATATTGCTAAAATAAAAGTAGGGCAAAAAGTAAATATAACAGTTGATGCTCTACCAGAGACCCAGACAAACCCGCTGACAGGGAAAGTATCCAAAATCCCGCTTGAGGGAACAACCCAGAACGGCGTTACAACATACTCTGTTACGATCTCAATTGACAATCCCAAGAACCTCAAGATTGGCATGAACGCAAATGCTGAGATAATAGTAAACCAGAAACAAGATGTTTTGATGGTGCCGCTTGAAGCTGTCCAGAAATTCGGCAACAGGTACTTTGTGTTTGTAAAAAGCTCAAGTCAAAATAGCTCTCAGCAAGAGCAAACTGGCGGATTTTTCCCGCAGGGAGGTTTTGGAAATAATCAGCAAAGCTCTGCTCAAGGCTCACAAAACTGGCGACAAAGATGGCAGCAAGAAGGCAGCAACACAGAAAGTGCACAGCAATCAGGAAATAGCCAGTCAAGAGGTTCATGGTCGCAAAATAGTCAAGGCACAGGTAGCTCTTCGCAGCTGCGAACAAGAAGGATGGCAAGTTTACTTAACAACAGTTACTACAAAGGCGCAGTTTTGCGACCTGTTGAGGTTGGTATAAACAATGACTCATACATCGAGATTGTAAGCGGACTTAGCGAAGGCGATATCGTTGTCCTGCCACCGCTTTCTACAGGCTCAACAAGCACCCAGACGCAAACTCAGCAGGGATTTAACATAATGGGCGGGTTTGGCGGACCAGGTGGTGGAATGCCAGGCGAGTTCAGACAGTTCAGACAAAACCAAAGCGGTACTGGCAGAACAAATCAGTCGTCTGGTTCTCAGGGAAGTAACACAAACAGGTAATAAAAAAAGAAGGTGAAAGTTTGCTATGATCGAACTTTATGATATCTACAAAATCTACAAAATGGGCGAAAATGAGGTGTATGCTTTAAACGGTATTAACCTGAAAATCAATGTTCACGAGTTTGTTGCAATAGTGGGTCCATCCGGCTCAGGAAAATCAACTCTTATGAACATCATAGGCTGTCTTGACACACCAACATCTGGCACATACATACTGGATGGTCATGAAGTCAGCAGGCTAAATGACAACCAGCTTGCAGAGATTCGAAACAG
This window encodes:
- a CDS encoding HlyD family efflux transporter periplasmic adaptor subunit, which encodes MAFKIKSLKSPKIKIGFKNKAAKRIIVSILVVAILAAGGFGIYKFIQGKKNQTQTVQQRTARVTRGDITVTVSGSGPIESAQSVDLTSTVSSTITRVNFNDGDTVKKGDIIFELESQDAKDKIDSIKSQIDDVNSSIADVQESIKNLVITAPISGYVKNLNAQEGDRISKGSTVLTIIDTSKLKVTLPFSAALFGKVKIGAPAVVYIPDISQSIQGTVSYLGNTTYTNDYGGKVFDVEITISNPGALQEGMKASAEIKVGAEVYLSTQDATLEYVDKENVKAKVDGEVEEIFARNNQFVEKGAVLLKLSNDDLSKQLKNYQTQLKNLQDQLKDAEDNLENYYIKAPFDGVVTNINFKKGDNIKAGEVLATVFDNKNLVFRVDIDELDIAKIKVGQKVNITVDALPETQTNPLTGKVSKIPLEGTTQNGVTTYSVTISIDNPKNLKIGMNANAEIIVNQKQDVLMVPLEAVQKFGNRYFVFVKSSSQNSSQQEQTGGFFPQGGFGNNQQSSAQGSQNWRQRWQQEGSNTESAQQSGNSQSRGSWSQNSQGTGSSSQLRTRRMASLLNNSYYKGAVLRPVEVGINNDSYIEIVSGLSEGDIVVLPPLSTGSTSTQTQTQQGFNIMGGFGGPGGGMPGEFRQFRQNQSGTGRTNQSSGSQGSNTNR